From Aerosakkonema funiforme FACHB-1375:
GTACAAACGTTCCGAACCTGTATTTTCAATTACGTGAGTTGCGGTTGGCGGTACTAATATGCTGTCGCCGGCGCGAATGGGGACTGTTTTGCCATCGCAGCTTGCTCTACCTTCTCCTTTGAGGATAAAAAACATTTCTACAGCTAGATTATGTCGATTGGGGGGAGTTTTACCGCCGACATCAAAAATTTCTACGCACAAAGTTAACGATACATCAGCACTTGCCGGCTCGAAGACGATCGCTAACCGGTTGGTATCGTGGGGGCTGATGCGATACGCTTGATAGTCTCTGGGAGATTTAGCGATCGGAATCATGCAGCGATTATTCATTTTTTATCCGTCCTTTGTTATCGGTCAGTTGTCAGTTGTCAGTTGTCAGTCATTAATCAATGACAACTGACATCCAATTAATTACTAATTGCTTTTAAGATAGCTTGAGAATCGGTGACGAAACCAAAACATTGTTTGACGTTATAAAGAGTGGCTTGCCAGCAATACTCCGGTGAAGTAGTGGCAGTGCAATCTTTTACTAAAATGCAATCATAACCGAGGAAATTAGCGTCTTGCAGCGTCGCCATTACGCATTGATCTGCATTCACTCCCCCAAAAAATAAAGTACTTTTTCCCAGATTCCGCAGGAGACTATCCAATGGTGTATCCCAAAAACCGCTCATTCTGTATTTATCAACACGGATATCTTCTGGTTTTTGTTGTAATTCATCGACAACAGCAGCTGCCCAACTGCCTGCGATCAGAACTTTAGCACCGTTGGCTGGTAGAGGATCGCCCAAACCGACACCATCACCGGTAGGATTGTAAACGTGGCGCAGTCCGGCACTGATATTGATTAAGTCGGGGCGGTTTCCCCAGTTAAGCCAAATTACGGGAACTTTGACATTTCGCAATTCTGGTAGGAGAGTTTTGAGGGGATTGATGGGAGTGCGTGCGGGTGTCACGTCTACGCCTATATGCGCTAACCAGCCATTGGGATGACAGAAATCATTCTGCATATCAATTACCAATATGGCGGCTTTTGCCAAATCCAGGCGCAGCGTTTTGGTTTCTGTCGCCAGGGTAATAGGCTGCGGTTCTAGGGGTGGGCGGGTGATATCGGCTATTTGGGCATCAACTGCCCAAGCATTTGGGGGTAAGCCCAAGGTACGCAGAGGTATCATAATAGTTTTGAGTTTTGAGTTTTGAGTTACAGGTTTGTTGTAGCTCAAAATCGAATTACACTTATATGTTGAATACTACTTTTTAGCGCCAAAACTCGTAAAATTTTCTAAATTCTTAATTTCAAGGTAAATTGCGTGACTTTTACTCTCCAGAAAGCTTTGGTTCCCGTCGATCGCGGTTACTCTACCGTTGATGTGCAAGTGGTGGACGATCGCATTACGGCGATTGCGCCCAATCTAGAGGCGATCGGTACTGTTGTAGATTGTCAAAACAAACTGCTACTCCCAGGTTTTGTCAACGCCCACACCCACTCCTCGGAAATGTGGCAGCGGGGAGCAATTCGTCCCGTTCCGCTGGAATTGTGGTTGGCGGAACTGTACGACTTTGTACCCCTGGAAATCGAGCAAATTTACTTGACGGCTTTGGGTACGGCAGTAGAAACTTTACTGTCTGGAGGGACAAGCGTTGTCGATCACTTGGTTTTGATTCCTGGGAAAGAAATCGAAACTATTGCAACTGCGGTTCGCGCTTACAAAGAAGTTGGTATCCGCGCTTTTATCGCGCCTCTGATTCAAGATGAATCTCTCACGGCTGGCGTTCCCTCTGGCGGTACCGAACAGGAACACGATGCTTATATTCGCTCGACTGGCGCAACTTTAGCATTAATACAAGATGCTGTAAATAAATTTCACAACCCGTCGGAAGGGGTGTATATTTTGGTTGCGCCAACGGGCATTCAACTGTGTTCGGATGCTTTGTTTACTGGGTGTGTAGAATTGAGCGAGCGCTACAATCTTTGCCGCCATTCTCACTTGCTGGAAACGAAAGCTCAAGTATTGCTGGCGCAAGAAAAATACGGTTGTAGTGCTGTCGAACATTTGAAAAGGCTCGGTTATCTCAGTGAGCGGACTTCTTTAGCGCACTGCGTTCATTTAACCGATGAGGATATCGCTATTTTAGCAGAAACTCAATCTACTGTTGTACACAATCCCCTCAGCAATCTGCGCTTGGGTAGCGGGATCGCGCCTATTTTGAAATATCGACAAGCGGGAGTAAATGTTTCTTTTGGTTGCGATGGTTCTGCCAGTAATGATTCGCAAGATTTACTGGAAGCTATTAAAATTGGTTCTCTCCTCCACAACGTCACTGATTTAGATTATCAGCATTGGATAACGCCGCGTCAATCTGTAGAAATGGCATCTTTCGGCGGTGCTAAGGGATTAAATGTCGCGGATGAACTCGGTTCGCTGACTGTGGGGAAAAAAGCTGATTTTGTACTTTACGATCTTACCAATTTGTCGTTGCTGCCGCGCACAGACCCGATTGGTTTGTTGATTTTGGGGCGTCCCACTCAGGTAGTTGATAGTGTTTGGGTGAATGGTAAAAAAATTGTGGGGAATGGGCAAGTGACATCTATTGATGTGGATAATTTAAGGAAGGAATTGTTCGATCGCAGCCAGTGGGTGACAAATCGTCAGTCTCAAACGCTTGATGAAATTGAAGCTCATTATCGCAGTGTGATGGGATTGTCAGAAAAAAGCGGTTATTCTTAATTAGTTAGTTGTCAGTTGTCATTAGTTAAGGAAAATGAACAATAATTAATGACAACTGAAAAATGACAAACCAAAGAAATAAATTTCAATTTCGACTAGAGCGAGGATAAAAATTCATGAATAGAGAACAAAGACGGAAAGCTGCCAAAAATAAAGATAAAAACATTCAAAGTATTTTTGGCGGCTACAATAATTTACCATCAGATGCTTTATCTTATGCACTGTCTTTGCACAAAAGTGGACAGTTGGCGCAAGCACAAACTATTTACGAACAAATACTTCAGTCGGAACCAAAAAATCCCAAAGCATTGAATGGTTTGGGTTTGATCAAGTCGCAAAGAGGTGATGAAAAAGGGGCGATCGGTCTCATTTCTGCTGCTGTAAATGCGGAACCGAACAATGTTGGATATTTAAATAATTTGGGGAATATATACAGAACAACAAGGCGGATTGATGAGGCTATTCAATGTTATCAAAACGCTAGAGAAATCAATCCAAAATATGCAGAAAGTCACTTTAATTTGGGTGTAGCGTTTACAGAAAAAGGGATGGTGCTGGAAGCGATCGAAGCTTTGGGAAATGCGGTGACTTTGAATCCGCAACATCCACGCGCTCACGTGGCGATGGGGCATTTATTCTTGGGAATTGGTTTGTTAGATGAAGCGATCGCATCTTATCAAAAAGGTCTATCGGTGGTGCCAAATTTCTTTGAAGCGCTCACATCTTTGGGGATGGCATTTTATCGGAAAGGCGATCTGAAATCGGCACAATCGGCTTATCAAAAAGCTTTGGAAATGAATCCTTACTCTACAGAAGCTCTTTCTAATATTGGTGCCGTTTTCTACGAACAAGGTAGGGTTGATGTGGCGCTTGCTTGTTATCGGGAAGTTGCCAAGTTAGAGCCTAAGAATCCCGATACTCAAATTAACCTCGGTTTTATTTTGAATCAACAAGAACAAAATGAAGAAGCGGTAGAATGTTATAATAGGGCGCTAAAACAAGAACCGAAATCTCTCAAAGCAATGGCGGGATTGGGGGAAGTTTTTGCTAAGCAATCTCAATGGGATGAAGCAATAAAAGTTTATCAAAATATTCTCAAAATCAACGCAAATTCGGCGGAAGCTTACGTTAATTTGGGGATTGGATTGCGGGAAACTGGCGATGTAGATGGAGCGATCGCACAATTCGATCGAGCCAGAAAAATCGATCCTAAAAATGTTAAAGCTTACGCTCATCTCGGTTTAGCGCTGCAAGAACGAGACAAAGCGGATGAAGCTTTATCAATTTTTGATTACTCCGGATTGGTGTCGAAATACCAATTCGATCGATTGTCTGGATGGGAGGATTTAAGTGCTTACAATGCAGACTTGAAAAACTACATCTACAATCAC
This genomic window contains:
- a CDS encoding cysteine hydrolase family protein, whose amino-acid sequence is MIPLRTLGLPPNAWAVDAQIADITRPPLEPQPITLATETKTLRLDLAKAAILVIDMQNDFCHPNGWLAHIGVDVTPARTPINPLKTLLPELRNVKVPVIWLNWGNRPDLINISAGLRHVYNPTGDGVGLGDPLPANGAKVLIAGSWAAAVVDELQQKPEDIRVDKYRMSGFWDTPLDSLLRNLGKSTLFFGGVNADQCVMATLQDANFLGYDCILVKDCTATTSPEYCWQATLYNVKQCFGFVTDSQAILKAISN
- a CDS encoding tetratricopeptide repeat protein; the protein is MNREQRRKAAKNKDKNIQSIFGGYNNLPSDALSYALSLHKSGQLAQAQTIYEQILQSEPKNPKALNGLGLIKSQRGDEKGAIGLISAAVNAEPNNVGYLNNLGNIYRTTRRIDEAIQCYQNAREINPKYAESHFNLGVAFTEKGMVLEAIEALGNAVTLNPQHPRAHVAMGHLFLGIGLLDEAIASYQKGLSVVPNFFEALTSLGMAFYRKGDLKSAQSAYQKALEMNPYSTEALSNIGAVFYEQGRVDVALACYREVAKLEPKNPDTQINLGFILNQQEQNEEAVECYNRALKQEPKSLKAMAGLGEVFAKQSQWDEAIKVYQNILKINANSAEAYVNLGIGLRETGDVDGAIAQFDRARKIDPKNVKAYAHLGLALQERDKADEALSIFDYSGLVSKYQFDRLSGWEDLSAYNADLKNYIYNHPTLLKDRMGKPINKGRQTYEIFTDRTPVMVALREMVNSHIRDYLSKFATNAKNGYFSQLPSQWKLSGWAVVLEPEGFQNSHIHPESFVSGVYYIQIPDAVKQNNHGEGNLSFENLFPKVEEQSKIEKYTVKPEEGLLVLFPSYFWHSTIPFSGDSDRVCISFNVIPG
- a CDS encoding cupin domain-containing protein, whose product is MNNRCMIPIAKSPRDYQAYRISPHDTNRLAIVFEPASADVSLTLCVEIFDVGGKTPPNRHNLAVEMFFILKGEGRASCDGKTVPIRAGDSILVPPTATHVIENTGSERLYALCFMVPNEDFVELIRSGTPVELDEDDLRVLGRADALVPC
- a CDS encoding amidohydrolase; protein product: MTFTLQKALVPVDRGYSTVDVQVVDDRITAIAPNLEAIGTVVDCQNKLLLPGFVNAHTHSSEMWQRGAIRPVPLELWLAELYDFVPLEIEQIYLTALGTAVETLLSGGTSVVDHLVLIPGKEIETIATAVRAYKEVGIRAFIAPLIQDESLTAGVPSGGTEQEHDAYIRSTGATLALIQDAVNKFHNPSEGVYILVAPTGIQLCSDALFTGCVELSERYNLCRHSHLLETKAQVLLAQEKYGCSAVEHLKRLGYLSERTSLAHCVHLTDEDIAILAETQSTVVHNPLSNLRLGSGIAPILKYRQAGVNVSFGCDGSASNDSQDLLEAIKIGSLLHNVTDLDYQHWITPRQSVEMASFGGAKGLNVADELGSLTVGKKADFVLYDLTNLSLLPRTDPIGLLILGRPTQVVDSVWVNGKKIVGNGQVTSIDVDNLRKELFDRSQWVTNRQSQTLDEIEAHYRSVMGLSEKSGYS